The window GCTCATGCCGCTCGTCCAATTGATATAACCTAAACTACAGCCCACATTCAGTTGTTTCAGTTCTGGATGTTGTGCCAGACGTTTTTGTAAACGAACCATAACGCGTAACGCGGTAAATTCATCTGCCGGCTGGAACATCAGCGCAAATTCATCGCCACCCAGACGAAAGACCATATCGGTGCCGCGTACAACATCAGTCAAAAGTTCAGCAAACATTTTTAAAACACGGTCGCCAGTTGGGTGACCATGGGTGTCGTTGATCTGTTTAAAGTTATCTAAATCAACCAGCATCAATGTTAAGCCATTGGGCTGGCGATTGTTCTGCTCAATCGATAACTGCATAGCTTCGTCAAAATGAGCGCGGTTACCCACACCGGTTAAATGATCCATCCGGCATTGCTGATCCATCTCTTCCATTTTCAGAAACAAACGTAACGGATTAATCAATAACTGGTGTAATTGCTGCAACAGACGATGCTGATGCGGGTTCAGTTTACCAGTTAATTCGTAATCAACTTGGCCCAGCAACTGCATCTTAGGATCAAGCAGCGAGAAATGCTGTTTGTAAGCGCCACGACCGAGATTCAATATCTCAAAACGTTGTTCCATCCAGATATAAGCCATGCGGCAAACCGGCAAATGTTGGCTGGTCCAGGTGGCAAAAGATTGCAGCAGATCGGCGAGTTTTTCCTGGGTCATTAGCGTTTCCAACAGGGCTAATTTATCGCTGCTGGAGATCGGACTAAAGCCACTCACGCGGGCAAAATGCAGATCCGGGGCATGATCATATGTTGCTACAACAGATAAACCTTCCATATCTTTCACCCACTTAAAAACTAATCTTATTTTAAATAAAGCAAAAGCTATGCCTGTTTTAGATCTTTTTTTAATCTATTGATGTATAAGCTTTTTTATGGAAACGGCAGGAAGTGAGATATTGCTGGCTGACGTTTAGCTGTCGTTTCAACAGAGAGAAAAGAAAGCGAAGAGAATAAGTTGATATCGGGAAGACATTTTTTTGACATAAAAAAACCGGCCATCAGAGGCCGGTTCTCAATGCTGCAATTATTAAGCTAATTGGGCTTTAATTTTTGCTACAATTTCATCAATCGCAATTTCGGTTTTTTCGCCGCTGCGACGGTGTTTGTATTCCACCACGCCGCTGTCGATACCGCGTTCACCGATCACGATCGCATGTGGAATACCGATCAATTCCATATCAGCAAACATAACACCTGGGCGCTCTTTACGATCATCCAGCAACACTTCAACACCGGCTGCCTGCAGTTCAGTGTAGAAACGCTCAGCCAGTTCCTGCACGCGATGAGATTTGTGCATATTCATTGGAATGATCACCGCTTGGAATGGCGCCAGCGCATCGCTCCAGATGATACCGCGGTCGTCAAAGTTTTGTTCAATCGCCGCAGCTACCACACGGGTAACACCAATACCGTAACAGCCCATTTCCATCACAGTGGATTTGCCGCCTTCGTTCAGCACGGTTGCATTCATGGCTTCAGAGTATTTGGTGCCGAGTTGGAAAATGTGGCCCACTTCAATACCACGTTTCAGCAGCAGCGTGCCTTGACCACATGGGCTTGGATCACCTTCCACCACATTGCGAATATCAGCAATTTCATAACCTTGAATATCACGCTCCCAGTTCATGCCGGTCATGTGGAAATCATTTTCATTGGCGCCACAAACAAAATCAGCCAGATGAGCCGCGCTGCGATCGACGATCACTTTACATTTCAGGTTTTGTGGGCCAATGGAGCCGGCATCACAACCAGCCACTTCACGGATCTCTTCTTCGCTAGCGAAAGTTAATGGTGCTGCAACACCAGCTACTTTCTCTGCTTTGATGTCGTTCAGTTCATGATCACCACGTAAAACCAGCGCAACTACGCCCGCTTTACCTTGTTCATCGGCTTCACCTTTTACCAGCAGAGTTTTGACGGTCTGCTGTTCAGCTACTTTCAGGTAAGCAGAAACTTCCGCGATGGTGTGCGCATTGGGTGTAGCAATTTTGGTTGCACTCGCGGAGGGTGCTGGGCGTTCGCCAGCAGGAGCCAAGGCTTCGGCCATTTCCACGTTGGCGGCGTAATCAGATTCGGTAGAGAAAGCGATCACGTCTTCACCGCTGTTGGCCAGCACGTGGAATTCATGTGAACCGGTGCCACCGATAGAGCCGGTGTCAGCCAATACTGGGCGGAAATCCAGACCCATGCGGCTGAAAATGTTGCAGTAAGCCTGATGCATTTTGCCGTAGGTTTCTACCAGACTGTCTTTGTTCAGATGGAAGGAATAAGCATCTTTCATGGTGAATTCACGGCCACGCATCACACCAAAGCGAGGGCGAACTTCATCACGGAATTTAGTCTGGATCTGATAAAGATTCAGTGGCAACTGTTTGTAGCTGTTGACTTCGTAACGCACCAGTGCGGTAACGACTTCTTCATGCGTCGGGCCTAATACAAACGGACGGCTATGACGGTCAGTCAGACGGCACAGTTCTGGGCCATATTGTTCCCAACGACCAGACTCTTCCCACAATTCAGCGGGTTGTACCACAGGCATAGAGATTTCAATAGCGCCGGCTTTATTCATCTCATCACGTACGATGGCTTCAACTTTATGCAATACACGCAAACCGGTCGGTAACCAAGTATACAGGCCAGAAGCCAGTTTACGGATCATCCCGGCGCGCAGCATCAGCTGGTGGCTGATCACTTCCGCATCATTCGGTGTTTCTTTGAGCGTGGAAAGCAAATATTGGCTGGTACGCATGTTGGATCCTTCGTTTATTGAGCATTAGCCCGGCATCATCGCCGGTTATATTCGGAATTTGGGGCAAAATTCTAGCAGGCGGGTGGATGACACCCCAAGGGAAAAATCAACAATGTGCAGAAAAGCATAGCGATCCGCCGTAAAAATGACTTTTATGATATGCTGAAAACAATGACAGAAGGGGAGAAGTTAAGCTATGCGCTATCAGGTCGATACCCACGCTCATACCCTGGCCAGCACGCACGCCTACAGTACAATTCATGATTATATTGCCGAAGCTAAACGTAAAGGCATCATCATTTTTGCGATCACCGACCACGGCCCCGAGATGGCCGATGCGCCGCATGCGTGGCATTTTATCAATCAACGCGTTATTCCCCGCATCGTTGATGGCGTTGCTATCCTGCGTGGTATCGAGGCCAACATCAAAGATGAATTTGGCAATATTGATTGTAATGAAAAAATGCTGGGCGAATTAGACATTATTCTGGCCGGTTTTCATGAACAGGTTTTTGCGCCGAAAGATCGGGATACCAATACCCGAGCCATGATCAATGCGATGAAAAATGGACTGGTACACATTATTACCCATCCGGGTAATCCGCGTTTCCCGGTTGATATCCATGCCATTGCTGAAGCCGCTGCGAAGTATAATGTCGCCCTGGAAATCAACAACTCTTCGTTCTTACATTCCCGAGTCGGTAGTGATGTAAACTGTACGGCGATTGCTAAAGCGGTTCGTGATGCAGGTGGCTGGGTGAGTTTAGGTTCTGATTCACACGTGGCTTTTAGTCTGGGCGAGTTAGATAAAAGTCTGGAAATATTAGACAGTGTCGGTTTTCCGGCAGAACGCGTATTGAACCAAAGTCCGCGTGTATTACTCGATTTTCTTGAATCACATGGCAAACCGCCTATCCCAGAGTTCGCCGAGTTATAGTAAAGCGAAAATGGAGCCATATTCATGACTCCATTTTTATTTGATTATTTAGTTTGCTGCTTCATCTCTTCAGCTTGTTTGTCGGCCGCCTGCTGCAGTGTTTGTTCCACTTTTTTCGCATCTTCCAGTGGCTTCAGCTGATCTTTCAATATCGTATCTTGCGTGCTCGGTTTGGCTGCTGGTGGTGCATCATGACCTGCATCGCATCCGGTCGATAAAAACAATAATATCGATAATACAAAGCTCATATACCATGCGGCATGCATCATGGTTTTTCTCCCTATTCGATATCGGTGATGGCGCAGATAACAGCGACACCGTGCTGAACTTGCCAGTTGATATTAAATGTCAGTAATCGGACGCCGTATATTTTATCGTCATTATCTTGCTTGCGGTAGGCAGGGCGAGGATCTTGGCCAATCACTTGTTGTATAAATTCACGAAAGCCAGGGTGAGTTCGCGCAATTTTCTGACAACGAATCTCAACGTCAGGCGTAAAACTTACCGGCATGGTGACGGGCGCATCAGGTGCAAACCCACCACGTGCGTGAGGCAGACTATCAACAAATGGCAGATAGGGTTTGATGTCTACGATCGGCGTGCCATTGACTAAATCGACTCCGCCTAATTCCAGCCATACCCGATTTCCTTGCTGCCGGATCGCTTTTAGTTCCACCACCGATAATCCTACCGGATTGGGGCGAAAAGGGCTGCGCGATGCAAATACACCAACGCGCTGATTACCGCCTAAGCGGGGAGGGCGCACAGTTGGGTGCCATTCATCAGTTCCATTTTGATGAAACAGGAACATCAGCCACAAATGACTGAACTCTTCGAGCCCTCGCACACAATGCGGATCATTATACGGCGGCAATAATTCCAACTGCGCATTAATGGCGGTGACCAGCCCTGGTTGCCGAGGTACAGCAAACTTTTCCTGATAAGGGGAACGGATCACGCCAATAGTTGACAGGCTGAATGGTGTATTAGTCGGGCTCTCAGACATCATTATTCGCTGTCTTTAACCTTATAGGCTTGGCCATAACATACCATGCTTGATACACATTCAGTTGTTGCAGGCATGCTGATACATTTGCCAAACACAACGGCATTACCGCCTTTATCGGCCACTTTTCGGCGAGCATCTGTTTGTGCATCAATCATATTAGGCGGTGCTTGGGTGCTTTTACTCTGGCAGGATTCACCTTCCACTGTACCAATCGAAGTTGCATCGGCATCCAGGATCTGCGCTTTATTCAGAACATTCACCGAACCGGGTTTGAAGTATTCGGTGAAGTTTTCTTTATCCAGATTGGTATGTACCTGAAACAGACTACATCCACTTAACATGGTCATCAGCAGTGCAACAAACGGCAGACTTTTCATCAATTCAGCCTCTCATTAATAAGAAGTAGCATTATAGAGAGGCTGATCGAGAGATTCGATAGATATCAGTTATTCATCGTTCAGATGATGAAACAATTGCTGATAATAACGATCTTGACGCAACAACTCATCGTGGGTAGCCGTAATTCTGAAGCGGCCATTTTCCAACAACGCAATCCGGTCCATTTGTTCCAGACCGGACAGTCGGTGGGTGATCATCAACACAGATTTACCAATGCTGTGTTGTATGACGAGTTGCATAATACGCTGTTCTGTTGCCGGATCTAATCCTTCGGTCACTTCATCGAGTAATAACAACGGTGCATCGTGTAACAATGCCCGCGCTAATGACAACCGACGTTGCTCTCCACCCGATAACGCTCGACCACCTTCGCCCAGCCATTGGCGTAAACTTTCTTTCAGATTGGCACCATCTAATAAACCATCCAGTTCTACTTTGGTTAAGACGGCCAGCAGGTCGGCATCAGTGGCTGAGGGTTTGGCTAAACGTAAATTATCGGCCAGTGTGGCACTAAATATATGCACGCGCTGGCTGACGACAGACATCGACGCTCTTAATGCTTCATCACTGAACTCAGCAAGAGAACGGTTATCCAGCAAAATGTTACCTTGTGTCGCTTGCCATTCCCGCGTCAATAAACCTAATAAGGTTGATTTTCCACAGCCCGTTGGCCCGAGAATCGCTATTTTTTCACCTGCATTTAGTTGTAATGAAAGTTCATTCAATACACTCGTCGGCTGATCAGGGTAGGTAAATGTCAGTCCTTGAATGTTTAATGTTCCGCTACTGGCTGGGGTTTCATCTAAACCAAAGTGCGTTGCAGGTGTTGATTCCATGATCTGGTTTAGGCGTCTTGCGGCGGTAAGCGTAGACGATAAATATTGGAAAGCGCCGGCTAAAGGTTGTAATGCTTCAAAAGAAGCCAATGCAAAAAAGGCCATCAATGCGGTTAAAGGATCGGCTTGTGTTTGGTTACCTACACCGGCGGCAGAGAACCACAACATCGCGCACAACACCACACTCAGCAGCCCCATCATCAAGGCGCTGGCAAAACCGTTAATACTGGTCATGCGACGTTGCGCATTGAGCAGCGCTTGTTCTTCACGTTCAATCGATTGGCGGTAATGTTCGTCGGCGGCAAACAGCAACAAATCGGCCTGATTAGCCAGATAAGTGGTACAGGCTTCGCGTAAATGACTTTGGCTGGCAATGAGCGCTTGCCCCGGTTGTTTTCCTAAACGATAAAACAAGAAGGGTATAAAAAGCGCGATAAACAGTAACGCAGCACCCAGTAATAGCGCTAAGTGTGGATCAAACAGCAGAATGACACCCACCAGACAACCAATGATCAGGATGGCTGCTAATACCGGTGTGACAAGACGCAGATACAAATTATCTAATGCATCAATATCCGCAACCAGACGATTGAGTAATTCTCCCTGCCGCCAGGCACGCAACTGATGCAATGATAACGGCGCAATTTTTTTCCAGAATTGGATTCGCAACGAGGTCAGTACGCGGAAGGTCGCATCATGGCTGACGACGCGATCCCCCCAACGGCTGGCCGTGCGCACAATAGAGAAAAAACGTACAGCACCAGCGGGTGTCATATAGTTGAAACCATCTTTTCCCGCGACACTTAAACCCGCTACTGCACAAGCAGTTAAGAACCAACCGGAAAGTGATAACAATCCTAATCCAGCTAGTAAAGTGCAAAGCGTTAGCAGTAATCCTAACGACAACATGCCTGAGTGTTGCCAAAATAATTTCAGATAAGGACGTAACTCACGCATAGTCGTTCTCCGTCATGTTGGTAACGGCAATGTCTGGTTGTAGCAATAAAGCCCGGAAAGCATCATTCTGTTGGCTCAGTTCCATGAAATTGCCTTCGGCAACCAACTGACCTTGTTGCAACAATAAAATATGATCGACCTGCTGTAGCTGCTCAACGCGATGAGTTACCAATAAAGTGGTGTGTTTTCGCCATAACGGTGCCAATGCCTGCAGGATTTTATGCTCATTCACCCGATCTAAACTGGCGGTTGGTTCATCCAGCAATAATAAACGGCATGGTTTCAGCAAAGTTCGGGCCAGCGCTAAGCGCTGTGCTTGGCCAACCGACAAACCGGAGCTTTGCTCCGAAACAGTATAGTCCCAGCCTTTTTCCTGAATAATATCGAGCGCACCAGCTTGTTCGGCAGCATTTAGCAGTGATTCTTCACTGATCTTATGATCACCAAGTAATAAGTTGGCCCGCAGGCTACCGGGTAACAACCGAGGGTTTTGCGCCAACCAGCCAATGTATTGCCGATAATTGCGCATATCCAAAGTCGATAATTCCTGGCCATTAATCTTTAAGCTACCGGTATACGGAGCAAAACCTAATAATGCATTGAGCAGAGAGCTTTTACCTGATCCGGTTTTACCGACAATCGCTACAAATTGATTAGGCTTAATATTAAAAGACAACGGACCGGCTAATACCTTTCCATCATGTGCCAATACACAACAATTAGTAGCCTCAATAGTAAAGTCGGAGTGGTCTATAAGTGTTTCTTCTCCGCTCGTAGCAGTAATCACGTCCACATCGAGGAATGTCTGTAACGAATCGGCGGCACCAATAGCCTGTGCTTTTGCATGATAATGGGCACC of the uncultured Tolumonas sp. genome contains:
- a CDS encoding GGDEF domain-containing protein, encoding MEGLSVVATYDHAPDLHFARVSGFSPISSSDKLALLETLMTQEKLADLLQSFATWTSQHLPVCRMAYIWMEQRFEILNLGRGAYKQHFSLLDPKMQLLGQVDYELTGKLNPHQHRLLQQLHQLLINPLRLFLKMEEMDQQCRMDHLTGVGNRAHFDEAMQLSIEQNNRQPNGLTLMLVDLDNFKQINDTHGHPTGDRVLKMFAELLTDVVRGTDMVFRLGGDEFALMFQPADEFTALRVMVRLQKRLAQHPELKQLNVGCSLGYINWTSGMSAKELYHQADEQLYHNKNLRRDA
- a CDS encoding proline--tRNA ligase; this translates as MRTSQYLLSTLKETPNDAEVISHQLMLRAGMIRKLASGLYTWLPTGLRVLHKVEAIVRDEMNKAGAIEISMPVVQPAELWEESGRWEQYGPELCRLTDRHSRPFVLGPTHEEVVTALVRYEVNSYKQLPLNLYQIQTKFRDEVRPRFGVMRGREFTMKDAYSFHLNKDSLVETYGKMHQAYCNIFSRMGLDFRPVLADTGSIGGTGSHEFHVLANSGEDVIAFSTESDYAANVEMAEALAPAGERPAPSASATKIATPNAHTIAEVSAYLKVAEQQTVKTLLVKGEADEQGKAGVVALVLRGDHELNDIKAEKVAGVAAPLTFASEEEIREVAGCDAGSIGPQNLKCKVIVDRSAAHLADFVCGANENDFHMTGMNWERDIQGYEIADIRNVVEGDPSPCGQGTLLLKRGIEVGHIFQLGTKYSEAMNATVLNEGGKSTVMEMGCYGIGVTRVVAAAIEQNFDDRGIIWSDALAPFQAVIIPMNMHKSHRVQELAERFYTELQAAGVEVLLDDRKERPGVMFADMELIGIPHAIVIGERGIDSGVVEYKHRRSGEKTEIAIDEIVAKIKAQLA
- a CDS encoding phosphatase, which encodes MRYQVDTHAHTLASTHAYSTIHDYIAEAKRKGIIIFAITDHGPEMADAPHAWHFINQRVIPRIVDGVAILRGIEANIKDEFGNIDCNEKMLGELDIILAGFHEQVFAPKDRDTNTRAMINAMKNGLVHIITHPGNPRFPVDIHAIAEAAAKYNVALEINNSSFLHSRVGSDVNCTAIAKAVRDAGGWVSLGSDSHVAFSLGELDKSLEILDSVGFPAERVLNQSPRVLLDFLESHGKPPIPEFAEL
- the tsaA gene encoding tRNA (N6-threonylcarbamoyladenosine(37)-N6)-methyltransferase TrmO; protein product: MSESPTNTPFSLSTIGVIRSPYQEKFAVPRQPGLVTAINAQLELLPPYNDPHCVRGLEEFSHLWLMFLFHQNGTDEWHPTVRPPRLGGNQRVGVFASRSPFRPNPVGLSVVELKAIRQQGNRVWLELGGVDLVNGTPIVDIKPYLPFVDSLPHARGGFAPDAPVTMPVSFTPDVEIRCQKIARTHPGFREFIQQVIGQDPRPAYRKQDNDDKIYGVRLLTFNINWQVQHGVAVICAITDIE
- the rcsF gene encoding Rcs stress response system protein RcsF; translated protein: MKSLPFVALLMTMLSGCSLFQVHTNLDKENFTEYFKPGSVNVLNKAQILDADATSIGTVEGESCQSKSTQAPPNMIDAQTDARRKVADKGGNAVVFGKCISMPATTECVSSMVCYGQAYKVKDSE
- the cydC gene encoding cysteine/glutathione ABC transporter ATP-binding protein/permease CydC, whose translation is MRELRPYLKLFWQHSGMLSLGLLLTLCTLLAGLGLLSLSGWFLTACAVAGLSVAGKDGFNYMTPAGAVRFFSIVRTASRWGDRVVSHDATFRVLTSLRIQFWKKIAPLSLHQLRAWRQGELLNRLVADIDALDNLYLRLVTPVLAAILIIGCLVGVILLFDPHLALLLGAALLFIALFIPFLFYRLGKQPGQALIASQSHLREACTTYLANQADLLLFAADEHYRQSIEREEQALLNAQRRMTSINGFASALMMGLLSVVLCAMLWFSAAGVGNQTQADPLTALMAFFALASFEALQPLAGAFQYLSSTLTAARRLNQIMESTPATHFGLDETPASSGTLNIQGLTFTYPDQPTSVLNELSLQLNAGEKIAILGPTGCGKSTLLGLLTREWQATQGNILLDNRSLAEFSDEALRASMSVVSQRVHIFSATLADNLRLAKPSATDADLLAVLTKVELDGLLDGANLKESLRQWLGEGGRALSGGEQRRLSLARALLHDAPLLLLDEVTEGLDPATEQRIMQLVIQHSIGKSVLMITHRLSGLEQMDRIALLENGRFRITATHDELLRQDRYYQQLFHHLNDE